From the genome of Desulfonatronum thiosulfatophilum, one region includes:
- a CDS encoding DUF2264 domain-containing protein gives MHRHTGATCQAKAIKRIVEAADIALALWLFRDSVWEGLTMHQRKADVDWLSLVDGRPGLDNIWHLFFVLIDRVITALGYPSQIRGVREHF, from the coding sequence ATGCATCGTCATACTGGGGCGACATGCCAGGCAAAAGCAATCAAACGAATCGTTGAAGCAGCTGATATCGCGCTGGCACTTTGGTTGTTTCGCGACTCCGTGTGGGAAGGCTTGACCATGCATCAACGCAAGGCCGACGTGGACTGGCTCTCGCTTGTTGATGGCCGACCAGGGCTCGACAACATCTGGCATCTTTTCTTTGTCTTGATTGATCGTGTCATCACCGCTCTTGGATATCCTTCGCAAATCAGGGGGGTGCGGGAGCACTTTTGA
- a CDS encoding DUF2264 domain-containing protein, with amino-acid sequence MSSPLLDILRKSGGCGSTFDRIKDFDLGDGWFRDGPSGHVDFYSAWGFHYALTWINRIDPQWDSTFIQNTQQKFLANYRYLIGPHGFPILGRSVHYRIAASAPLSLELKATPRR; translated from the coding sequence GTGTCATCACCGCTCTTGGATATCCTTCGCAAATCAGGGGGGTGCGGGAGCACTTTTGACCGGATCAAGGATTTTGATCTCGGCGATGGCTGGTTCAGGGATGGTCCATCAGGACATGTGGACTTCTACAGCGCTTGGGGTTTTCACTACGCATTAACCTGGATCAACCGCATTGACCCGCAGTGGGATTCGACATTTATTCAAAACACACAACAAAAATTCCTTGCAAACTACAGATACTTGATTGGCCCGCACGGCTTCCCAATTCTCGGGCGCAGCGTTCATTATCGAATTGCCGCGTCTGCCCCCTTGTCGCTGGAGCTGAAAGCTACTCCGAGACGGTAA